Proteins encoded in a region of the Rutidosis leptorrhynchoides isolate AG116_Rl617_1_P2 chromosome 9, CSIRO_AGI_Rlap_v1, whole genome shotgun sequence genome:
- the LOC139868065 gene encoding uncharacterized protein, with protein sequence MHGSDLTWPSTWYTEFNAIQDVAPPILTDQSDIVQWRDCSGNWIDFPVSVVWDTIRPHAPTIPWCSVIWYNQCIPRHAFIVWLLMGERLKTQDKLKFTHVVAVANWSSDWKNLREILIPYANCNVARGVVAKLFFGALVYYVWQERNNRLYGQKARSVDQLYEVIFSTVRMKLLSIKFRNFAFVRVMKECWKVP encoded by the exons ATGCATGGTTCGGATTTGACATGGCCGAGTACGTGGTATACAGAATTTAATGCTATCCAAGATGTTGCGCCTCCCATTCTTACGGATCAATCTGATATAGTTCAATGGCGAGATTGTAGTGGTAATTGGATAGATTTTCCAGTTAGTGTGGTATGGGATACAATTCGTCCCCATGCTCCTACGATCCCGTGGTGTAGCGTGATTTGGTATAACCAATGCATTCCCCGACACGCGTTTATTGTTTGGCTTCTTATGGGAGAACGGTTGAAAACCCAGGATAAATTAAAG TTCACGCATGTGGTTGCGGTTGCAAACTGGAGTAGCGATTGGAAAAATCTTCGGGAAATTCTAATCCCTTATGCGAACTGCAATGTTGCTCGTGGTGTTGTTGCTAAACTTTTTTTTGGTGCCTTGGTTTACTATGTGTGGCAGGAAAGAAACAACCGGTTATATGGCCAAAAGGCTCGTTCGGTGGACCAGCTCTATGAAGTTATCTTCTCAACAGTTCGAATGAAGTTATTGTCAATCAAGTTTCGGAATTTTGCCTTTGTTCGAGTAATGAAGGAGTGTTGGAAAGTGCCATAA